Proteins from a genomic interval of Falco rusticolus isolate bFalRus1 chromosome 7, bFalRus1.pri, whole genome shotgun sequence:
- the SMAD3 gene encoding mothers against decapentaplegic homolog 3 isoform X3 — translation MEMCEYAFNMKKDEVCVNPYHYQRVETPVLPPVLVPRHTEIPAEFPPLDDYSHSIPENTNFPAGIEPQSNYIPETPPPGYLSEDGETSDHQMNPSMDAGSPNLSPNPMSPAHNNLDLQPVTYCEPAFWCSISYYELNQRVGETFHASQPSMTVDGFTDPSNSERFCLGLLSNVNRNAAVELTRRHIGRGVRLYYIGGEVFAECLSDSAIFVQSPNCNQRYGWHPATVCKIPPGCNLKIFNNQEFAALLAQSVNQGFEAVYQLTRMCTIRMSFVKGWGAEYRRQTVTSTPCWIELHLNGPLQWLDKVLTQMGSPSIRCSSVS, via the exons ATGGAGATGTGCGAGTATGCCTTTAACATGAAGAAGGATGAAGTCTGTGTGAATCCTTATCATTACCAAAGAGTGGAAACCCCAG TGTTACCTCCAGTGCTGGTGCCTCGGCACACAGAGATCCCAGCTGAGTTCCCGCCATTAGATGATTATAGTCATTCTATTCCAGAGAACACTAACTTCCCAGCGGGTATCGAGCCACAGAGCAACTACATTCCAG AGACACCTCCTCCAGGCTATTTGAGTGAGGATGGAGAAACTAGTGACCACCAGATGAACCCCAGCATGGATGCGG GTTCTCCAAACTTATCACCAAACCCTATGTCTCCAGCACACAATAATCTGG aTCTGCAGCCTGTTACCTACTGCGAGCCAGCTTTCTGGTGCTCGATATCCTACTATGAACTCAACCAGCGAGTGGGAGAGACTTTCCATGCCTCTCAGCCCTCTATGACCGTGGATGGTTTCACTGACCCATCTAATTCTGAACGCTTCTGCCTTGGTTTACTGTCTAATGTGAACAGAAATGCGGCAGTGGAACTCACAAGACGACACATTg GAAGAGGAGTAAGGCTCTACTACATTGGCGGCGAGGTGTTTGCCGAGTGCCTTAGTGACAGTGCCATTTTCGTCCAGTCTCCCAACTGCAACCAACGCTACGGCTGGCACCCAGCAACAGTTTGCAAGATTCCACCAG GTTGTAACCTGAAGATTTTTAACAACCAGGAATTCGCCGCTCTCTTGGCTCAGTCTGTAAATCAGGGCTTCGAAGCTGTGTACCAGCTGACCAGAATGTGCACGATTCGAATGAGCTTTGTcaagggatggggagcagaataCAG GCGGCAGACTGTGACCAGTACTCCCTGCTGGATTGAGCTACATCTTAATGGTCCTTTGCAGTGGCTAGACAAGGTCCTTACACAAATGGGCTCCCCGAGTATTCGTTGTTCCAGTGTCTCATAA
- the SMAD3 gene encoding mothers against decapentaplegic homolog 3 isoform X2 has protein sequence MAGPLKYLAAVPLAIRKRRRSLDGRLQVSHRKGLPHVIYCRLWRWPDLHSHHELRAMEMCEYAFNMKKDEVCVNPYHYQRVETPVLPPVLVPRHTEIPAEFPPLDDYSHSIPENTNFPAGIEPQSNYIPETPPPGYLSEDGETSDHQMNPSMDAGSPNLSPNPMSPAHNNLDLQPVTYCEPAFWCSISYYELNQRVGETFHASQPSMTVDGFTDPSNSERFCLGLLSNVNRNAAVELTRRHIGRGVRLYYIGGEVFAECLSDSAIFVQSPNCNQRYGWHPATVCKIPPGCNLKIFNNQEFAALLAQSVNQGFEAVYQLTRMCTIRMSFVKGWGAEYRRQTVTSTPCWIELHLNGPLQWLDKVLTQMGSPSIRCSSVS, from the exons ATGGCTGGGCCTCTGAAGTACCTAGCTGCTGTGCCACTGGCTAtcagaaagaggaggag ATCACTAGATGGCCGGCTGCAAGTGTCTCACCGGAAGGGTCTTCCCCATGTGATCTACTGCCGGCTGTGGCGGTGGCCAGACCTTCATAGCCACCATGAGCTGCGTGCCATGGAGATGTGCGAGTATGCCTTTAACATGAAGAAGGATGAAGTCTGTGTGAATCCTTATCATTACCAAAGAGTGGAAACCCCAG TGTTACCTCCAGTGCTGGTGCCTCGGCACACAGAGATCCCAGCTGAGTTCCCGCCATTAGATGATTATAGTCATTCTATTCCAGAGAACACTAACTTCCCAGCGGGTATCGAGCCACAGAGCAACTACATTCCAG AGACACCTCCTCCAGGCTATTTGAGTGAGGATGGAGAAACTAGTGACCACCAGATGAACCCCAGCATGGATGCGG GTTCTCCAAACTTATCACCAAACCCTATGTCTCCAGCACACAATAATCTGG aTCTGCAGCCTGTTACCTACTGCGAGCCAGCTTTCTGGTGCTCGATATCCTACTATGAACTCAACCAGCGAGTGGGAGAGACTTTCCATGCCTCTCAGCCCTCTATGACCGTGGATGGTTTCACTGACCCATCTAATTCTGAACGCTTCTGCCTTGGTTTACTGTCTAATGTGAACAGAAATGCGGCAGTGGAACTCACAAGACGACACATTg GAAGAGGAGTAAGGCTCTACTACATTGGCGGCGAGGTGTTTGCCGAGTGCCTTAGTGACAGTGCCATTTTCGTCCAGTCTCCCAACTGCAACCAACGCTACGGCTGGCACCCAGCAACAGTTTGCAAGATTCCACCAG GTTGTAACCTGAAGATTTTTAACAACCAGGAATTCGCCGCTCTCTTGGCTCAGTCTGTAAATCAGGGCTTCGAAGCTGTGTACCAGCTGACCAGAATGTGCACGATTCGAATGAGCTTTGTcaagggatggggagcagaataCAG GCGGCAGACTGTGACCAGTACTCCCTGCTGGATTGAGCTACATCTTAATGGTCCTTTGCAGTGGCTAGACAAGGTCCTTACACAAATGGGCTCCCCGAGTATTCGTTGTTCCAGTGTCTCATAA